In one uncultured Methanobrevibacter sp. genomic region, the following are encoded:
- a CDS encoding fumarate hydratase has translation MDIIDDVSNTIIKASTNLSKDKHDALKKAISIEDNENALWALNQILENYNVATKTKFPLCDDTGIPHVIIEIGEKREITGELIAQINEGIEKGLNKLPARPMAVKGNDIERIEQSSGLYDAPGKMKPPSFLIDSFEDDSTYKQNIDSDTLNIHFILEGGGPEIRAKTYRVYHKRSSKNVINTAVKWLGDSLKMLGCTPSIPVIGIGRTHYEASSLLLKSLVYGNLNSQSDLEQYVTQELNKTNIGPLGFGGKTTVLGSFVNVGNQRASGVRIVSVRPSCFVEPRVATLNL, from the coding sequence ATGGACATAATAGATGATGTTTCAAATACAATAATTAAAGCCAGTACAAATTTATCTAAAGATAAACATGATGCTTTAAAAAAAGCTATTTCTATTGAAGATAATGAAAATGCATTATGGGCTTTAAATCAAATTCTGGAAAATTATAATGTAGCTACTAAAACTAAATTTCCTTTATGTGATGATACTGGAATTCCTCATGTAATAATTGAAATTGGTGAAAAAAGAGAAATTACTGGTGAATTAATAGCTCAAATTAATGAAGGGATAGAAAAAGGTTTAAATAAGTTACCTGCTCGTCCTATGGCAGTTAAAGGTAATGATATTGAAAGAATTGAACAGTCTAGTGGATTGTATGATGCTCCGGGTAAAATGAAACCACCTTCTTTTTTAATAGATTCATTTGAGGATGATTCAACATATAAACAAAATATTGATTCTGACACATTGAATATTCATTTTATTTTAGAAGGTGGAGGTCCAGAAATAAGGGCAAAGACATATAGGGTATATCATAAGAGATCTTCTAAAAATGTAATTAATACTGCTGTTAAATGGTTGGGTGATTCACTTAAAATGTTGGGATGTACACCATCAATTCCAGTTATTGGGATTGGACGTACGCATTATGAAGCATCATCATTATTGTTAAAATCACTTGTTTATGGTAATTTAAATTCTCAAAGTGATTTGGAACAATATGTAACTCAGGAATTAAATAAAACAAATATCGGTCCTTTAGGTTTTGGTGGAAAAACAACTGTTTTAGGTTCATTTGTCAATGTGGGTAATCAAAGGGCAAGTGGAGTTAGGATTGTTTCAGTTAGACCTTCTTGTTTTGTAGAACCTAGAGTTGCAACATTAAATTTATAA
- a CDS encoding DUF3100 domain-containing protein: MEWAQISDKDKKVGETEHIYRDKTDKTILRKAPWKDYRLHLTVVALVIISEIIGPIKFNITKDICVIIMPLLYAMVLGLALFLLKPVKWIGKKQAKIAESAMLLFIGPLIAKLAVASGQSFHILLDVGPALILQEFGNLGTVFLALPVALLLGFKREAIGMTNSIGRETNVAIVIDKFGFDSAETRGVLTVFIIGTVIGTVYISFLSCLCVSVLPLHPYAFAMGTGVGSASMNAAALAPLLSAFPASMSTNIEAFAGFSNLISFCIGIYFCIFLAIPLAEKLYNLLEPKIGRETSVSYMGEDE; this comes from the coding sequence ATGGAGTGGGCACAGATTAGTGATAAAGATAAAAAAGTTGGGGAGACAGAACATATATATAGAGATAAGACTGATAAAACAATTTTACGTAAAGCTCCTTGGAAAGATTACAGATTGCATCTTACTGTAGTGGCTTTAGTTATTATTTCTGAAATTATTGGTCCTATTAAATTTAATATTACAAAAGATATTTGTGTTATTATTATGCCATTGTTATATGCTATGGTTTTAGGTTTAGCTTTGTTTTTATTAAAACCTGTTAAATGGATTGGTAAAAAACAAGCTAAAATTGCAGAGAGTGCCATGTTATTGTTTATTGGACCGTTGATTGCAAAATTAGCAGTAGCTAGTGGTCAGTCATTCCATATTTTACTTGATGTAGGTCCAGCATTAATATTACAGGAATTTGGTAATTTAGGAACTGTATTTTTAGCACTTCCAGTAGCATTACTTTTAGGATTTAAAAGAGAAGCAATTGGTATGACTAATTCTATTGGTCGTGAAACAAATGTTGCAATTGTAATTGATAAATTTGGTTTTGATTCTGCTGAAACAAGAGGAGTTTTAACAGTATTTATCATTGGAACTGTTATTGGAACTGTTTATATTAGTTTCTTGTCTTGTTTATGCGTGTCAGTTTTACCACTTCACCCTTATGCGTTTGCTATGGGTACTGGTGTAGGTAGTGCAAGTATGAATGCAGCAGCATTAGCTCCATTATTAAGTGCTTTCCCAGCTAGTATGAGTACAAATATTGAAGCATTTGCAGGTTTCAGTAATTTGATTTCATTTTGTATTGGAATTTATTTCTGTATATTTTTAGCTATTCCATTAGCTGAAAAATTATACAATTTACTTGAACCTAAAATTGGAAGAGAAACTTCTGTTTCATATATGGGGGAGGATGAATAA
- a CDS encoding transcriptional regulator — protein sequence MLNRSKMLQEIDNLLTSEGYKTSNIYDQGSFDLVARKNLLILLLKTFLNIDSINEANAHEMKQLANIFLASPIIIGEKSRNGILEDGVIYERYDIPAISFETLKNMIIYKEYPEILADRGGYFVKVDGNIIKQYREEYSLSLKDLADLAHVSRATMYKYENEIVRANTETAMILEEILNTKVTLDIDLLKPTIKEDIEYSNIEGADELSKLGYGILSTNKSPFDAVAKMKESKNKTSLLTNVEKNRSEKTLKRMAIPLKDLSMITSSEPVFIINNDKIKDSLGTIPVIKSWELKEFENPAELLKMIKERKDN from the coding sequence ATGTTAAATCGAAGTAAAATGCTACAAGAAATAGATAATTTATTAACCTCCGAAGGTTATAAAACATCTAACATTTACGATCAAGGTTCTTTTGACCTTGTAGCACGTAAAAACTTATTAATTTTACTTTTAAAAACTTTTTTAAATATAGACAGCATTAATGAAGCAAATGCTCATGAAATGAAACAATTAGCTAATATTTTTCTTGCTTCACCCATCATAATTGGTGAAAAGTCAAGAAATGGAATATTGGAAGACGGAGTAATCTACGAAAGATATGACATTCCAGCAATCAGTTTTGAAACCTTAAAAAACATGATAATTTACAAAGAATATCCTGAAATTCTCGCAGACAGGGGAGGATACTTTGTTAAAGTAGATGGAAATATTATAAAACAATATCGTGAAGAATATTCTCTTTCATTAAAAGATTTAGCAGATTTAGCTCACGTATCACGAGCAACCATGTATAAATATGAAAATGAAATTGTAAGAGCAAACACAGAAACAGCGATGATTCTTGAGGAAATATTAAATACAAAAGTAACTTTAGATATTGATTTACTAAAACCAACTATAAAAGAAGATATTGAATATAGCAATATTGAAGGCGCAGATGAACTATCCAAACTCGGTTATGGAATATTATCTACAAATAAAAGTCCTTTTGATGCTGTAGCAAAAATGAAAGAATCTAAAAACAAAACATCATTATTAACTAACGTTGAAAAAAATAGAAGTGAAAAAACATTGAAAAGAATGGCTATTCCATTAAAAGATTTATCAATGATTACCTCATCAGAACCAGTGTTTATAATAAATAATGATAAAATAAAAGATTCACTTGGAACAATACCAGTAATTAAATCTTGGGAATTAAAAGAATTTGAAAATCCTGCAGAATTATTAAAAATGATTAAAGAAAGAAAAGATAATTAG
- a CDS encoding peptidase, with translation MKETKEFLEQLGIKQPFTDFESFKRFNDGGQYRFEVPGIQSPKIMETLLKEASKNDITIHRITQTKGIMLLTDEEILEMVDLAKKYECELFLSVGPRATYDTSATVHTKEGSRIGYRLRGYDNLVYAIEDVKRAVNLGVRGILLYDEGLLWVLNQMRKADELPKSLHFKMSAHTGHGNPASAKLLEENGLNSFNPVRDLQIPMIAAIRKAIYMPLDLHTENPKSTGGFIRHYEVPNIIKVASPVYLKTGGSVAASHNWNTSEKEAIARIKQVKLVKRMIDRYYCDAIASPKGSKDLSIPE, from the coding sequence ATGAAAGAAACTAAAGAATTTTTAGAACAATTGGGAATTAAACAACCTTTCACAGATTTCGAATCATTTAAACGTTTTAATGATGGTGGACAATATCGTTTTGAAGTTCCAGGAATTCAATCTCCAAAGATAATGGAAACATTACTTAAAGAAGCTTCTAAAAATGATATAACTATTCATCGTATTACTCAAACTAAAGGAATAATGTTGTTAACTGATGAAGAAATTTTGGAAATGGTTGATTTAGCTAAAAAATATGAATGTGAACTTTTTTTATCTGTTGGTCCAAGAGCTACTTATGATACTAGTGCTACAGTTCACACTAAAGAAGGAAGCAGAATTGGTTACAGATTAAGAGGTTATGATAATTTAGTTTATGCTATTGAAGATGTTAAAAGAGCAGTTAATTTAGGAGTTCGTGGAATATTATTGTATGATGAAGGTTTATTGTGGGTTTTAAATCAAATGAGAAAAGCAGATGAACTTCCGAAATCATTACACTTTAAAATGTCTGCACATACTGGTCATGGAAATCCTGCATCTGCAAAACTACTTGAAGAAAATGGGTTAAATTCATTTAATCCAGTTAGAGACTTGCAAATACCTATGATTGCAGCTATTAGAAAAGCAATTTACATGCCTTTAGATTTACATACTGAAAATCCAAAATCTACTGGTGGATTTATTAGACATTATGAAGTTCCAAATATTATTAAAGTAGCTTCTCCAGTATATTTAAAAACAGGAGGTTCAGTAGCAGCATCTCATAATTGGAATACTTCTGAAAAAGAAGCTATTGCTCGTATAAAACAGGTCAAATTAGTTAAAAGAATGATTGATCGATATTATTGTGATGCAATAGCTTCACCTAAAGGCTCTAAAGATTTATCTATTCCTGAGTGA
- a CDS encoding heavy metal-binding domain-containing protein — protein sequence MVSINEFPIATANEIPGFKIIETKGFVYGLTVRSRGVGGQVSAGLRSLVGGEIKEYVSMMEDSRDEALLRLIEHAKQLGGNAIVAVRFDSNDISNVMQEILAYGTAVVVEKDE from the coding sequence ATGGTGTCTATTAATGAATTTCCAATAGCAACTGCAAATGAAATACCTGGTTTTAAGATTATTGAAACAAAAGGTTTTGTGTATGGTTTAACTGTTAGAAGTAGAGGTGTAGGTGGTCAGGTATCTGCAGGTTTACGCTCTTTAGTTGGTGGGGAAATTAAAGAATATGTTTCTATGATGGAGGATTCTAGAGATGAAGCATTACTTAGATTAATTGAACATGCTAAACAGTTAGGCGGTAATGCTATTGTTGCAGTTCGTTTTGATTCAAACGATATATCTAATGTTATGCAAGAGATTTTGGCTTATGGAACTGCAGTTGTAGTTGAAAAAGATGAGTAA
- a CDS encoding MmgE/PrpD family protein — MFLQNISKFISNYHYEQASKETINVVKAAFIDFLGVTYRGSKENSSNIAFNTMTELFFGNMTFELEASVLGMPNFKTNLLNAAFLNGISAHTLELDDGHRGAQLHLGAVVFPTAVAISEAYDLDGVRFLEAVIVGYEVGIMLGKIVNPEHRNNGFHTTGTIGTFVAGAVASKLLNLDEKQILNTLGLCGTQAAGLLESDHGGSMGKVLHVGKAAYNGILSAFLALNGFTGSETIFEGDEGFFKTMVSGGEFSLDIALKNIGEVNVRDIYFKKYPFCRHLHSSIDTILKLKSSIGEEYSHIKNVIIKTYDIAAQHDNYNPKNVEELKQSLPYAVAIMLVCGEINLDDLNQLIEFGLLDSYSTVDKVNSIKELANKIIIVSDSGLDDLYPDKRPSNIIIKLDDHFRGGIFQNIALLPKGDFENPYQLNELIDKFRSLNPNFDLNKLLVIDNIEEYSIKQIIETLNE; from the coding sequence ATGTTTTTACAAAATATTTCCAAGTTTATATCAAATTATCATTATGAACAAGCCTCTAAAGAAACCATTAATGTTGTTAAAGCTGCTTTTATTGATTTTTTAGGAGTTACTTATAGAGGTTCAAAAGAAAACTCTTCTAACATTGCTTTCAATACCATGACGGAATTATTTTTTGGAAATATGACTTTTGAGTTAGAGGCATCTGTTCTTGGAATGCCAAATTTTAAAACGAATTTATTAAATGCTGCTTTTTTAAATGGTATTTCAGCTCATACTTTAGAATTGGATGATGGTCATAGGGGAGCTCAACTTCATTTAGGTGCTGTTGTTTTTCCAACTGCTGTAGCTATTAGTGAAGCTTATGATTTAGATGGTGTACGTTTTTTAGAAGCAGTCATTGTTGGTTATGAAGTAGGAATAATGTTAGGTAAGATTGTTAATCCTGAACATAGGAACAATGGATTTCACACGACGGGAACAATTGGAACTTTTGTTGCAGGTGCAGTTGCTTCTAAATTATTAAATCTTGATGAAAAACAAATTTTAAATACTTTAGGTTTATGTGGAACCCAAGCAGCAGGTCTTTTGGAATCTGATCATGGTGGAAGTATGGGTAAAGTACTTCATGTTGGTAAAGCAGCATATAATGGGATTTTATCTGCTTTTCTAGCTTTAAATGGTTTTACTGGTAGTGAAACAATTTTTGAGGGTGATGAAGGATTTTTTAAAACAATGGTTTCTGGAGGAGAATTTTCTTTAGATATTGCTTTAAAGAATATTGGTGAAGTCAATGTTAGGGATATCTATTTTAAGAAATATCCATTTTGTAGGCATTTACATTCATCAATAGATACTATTTTAAAGTTAAAATCAAGTATTGGTGAAGAGTATAGCCATATTAAAAATGTAATTATAAAGACATATGATATAGCTGCTCAACATGATAATTATAATCCAAAAAATGTTGAAGAATTAAAACAAAGTTTGCCTTATGCTGTAGCTATTATGCTGGTTTGTGGTGAAATTAATTTAGATGATTTGAATCAATTAATTGAATTTGGATTACTTGATAGTTATTCAACAGTTGATAAAGTTAACAGTATTAAAGAATTGGCAAATAAAATAATTATTGTTTCTGATAGTGGATTGGATGATTTATATCCAGATAAAAGACCTTCAAATATTATTATAAAGTTAGATGACCATTTTAGAGGGGGAATATTTCAAAATATTGCTTTATTGCCTAAAGGAGATTTTGAAAATCCATACCAATTGAATGAATTAATTGATAAATTCAGAAGTCTTAATCCAAATTTTGATTTAAATAAATTACTTGTTATTGATAATATTGAAGAATATTCTATTAAACAAATTATTGAAACATTAAATGAGTAG
- a CDS encoding tRNA(Ile)(2)-agmatinylcytidine synthase gives MILIKYLHIGIDDTDSPEGMCTTYLACHIIDELKKAGIDIVGFPRLIRLNPFARFKTRGNGGVSFKILNDEKVDLAKKIVLDEVEKLAMFDCDNTNPGVIFYDGEITKEMVDYSFKAIYSFIAIEEAEAFGNSIGCEIHKFKKGRGIIGSIAAIGLPLDDFTYELLAYRIPENQGTKRHIDYDSVYLMDKETFPETFENIDYNEDYIAIEPKTPCPVLYGIRSNTVEALKKAKDIVKVEETVENYCIFKTNQHTDMHIQKVDNISSMNQFGCYEVVGTVKNRPTVIDGGHMFFYIFDESGEIECGAYEPTKNFRKIVSDLMPGDVIRVFGGIGEQNTFNIEKFQVIKLKDIEYKNPVCKCGKRMTSAGKNKGFKCKKCGNKIKSNKKVPIKIFRNLKNTQFYETPVSARRHLSKPICRMDL, from the coding sequence GTGATTTTAATTAAATATTTGCATATTGGAATTGATGATACAGACTCTCCAGAGGGTATGTGTACTACTTATTTGGCCTGCCATATTATTGATGAATTAAAAAAAGCAGGTATTGATATTGTAGGTTTTCCACGTTTAATTAGGTTGAATCCATTTGCAAGATTTAAAACACGTGGAAATGGCGGAGTCTCTTTTAAAATCTTGAATGATGAAAAAGTAGATTTAGCTAAAAAAATAGTTTTAGATGAGGTAGAAAAATTAGCTATGTTTGATTGTGACAATACAAATCCAGGGGTTATTTTTTATGATGGTGAAATAACTAAGGAAATGGTTGATTATTCTTTTAAGGCAATTTATTCATTTATTGCTATTGAAGAAGCTGAAGCTTTTGGTAATTCTATTGGTTGTGAAATTCATAAATTTAAAAAAGGCAGAGGGATTATTGGATCTATTGCAGCTATTGGTTTACCTTTAGATGATTTTACATATGAATTATTGGCATATAGAATACCTGAAAATCAGGGTACTAAAAGACACATTGATTATGATTCTGTTTATTTGATGGATAAAGAAACATTTCCTGAAACTTTTGAAAATATTGATTATAATGAAGATTATATAGCTATCGAACCAAAAACACCATGTCCGGTTTTATATGGTATTAGATCAAACACAGTTGAAGCACTTAAAAAAGCTAAAGACATAGTTAAAGTTGAAGAAACTGTTGAAAATTATTGTATTTTTAAAACAAATCAACATACTGATATGCATATTCAAAAAGTGGATAATATAAGTTCTATGAACCAATTTGGTTGTTATGAGGTAGTTGGAACTGTAAAAAATAGACCAACTGTTATTGATGGGGGGCACATGTTTTTTTATATCTTCGATGAATCTGGAGAGATTGAATGTGGGGCTTATGAACCAACTAAAAATTTTAGAAAGATTGTCTCTGATTTAATGCCTGGAGATGTTATTAGAGTATTTGGTGGGATTGGAGAACAAAATACTTTCAATATTGAAAAGTTTCAAGTGATTAAATTAAAGGATATTGAATATAAAAATCCTGTTTGTAAATGTGGAAAAAGAATGACTTCTGCTGGGAAAAATAAAGGATTTAAGTGTAAAAAATGTGGAAATAAAATTAAGTCCAATAAAAAAGTTCCTATTAAAATTTTCAGAAATTTAAAAAATACTCAATTCTATGAAACACCGGTTTCTGCAAGGCGTCATTTATCAAAACCTATTTGTAGAATGGATTTGTAG